One window from the genome of Zerene cesonia ecotype Mississippi chromosome 1, Zerene_cesonia_1.1, whole genome shotgun sequence encodes:
- the LOC119834911 gene encoding uncharacterized protein LOC119834911 codes for MSSSKTRKRKAFVKGPVVESDNETTEVLVLPPKLLEKLGISIGNIDVNLNEQKDHINNSGSDLILDNELDNLALFQMSSPKTNNIDPDTSIMETANLMKESVFLSPTFSSSSVSNPSYIGDDVVSSTNSLEENGKDRKINVEFENIEANYRNHTVVSSAKTSEYTQNTNDFINEHNSSQIAAKSHVNSQGSKERSMEKEIVNQNCIINSIESKIKPKNKICVISEEVITPCNIKELKTFHKPSNSTLIPIPINSIITTEKLKEKPKTTKNKYSIDCNSKQCDSIQIYDNIENMSNTSKANFSDTLSKLTSDSFINTALKENNYESSNTVMLNGEVTNKDAPDTDHIKINNDDHPNEVDSNLQIDLISDNFISCAEEDMKMEQSVEENRITTKKDHSIEINGNEIILHTENKKSYIEDNVQCSDDLSLNSKYILDHSHNKANNSKDISYHNNYNNSFYIKECPLNKNKCGIVSKLHIQGVEKPGGQDLVNRNTIAVIKNNTDSLRTYTRKPLKIHLPLKETYDEPLTPNLNNDVKEINETLREEAFCVCYDFGHYSYYDLKDTYEHLHFLNHNTDQCSSGTIFSIYSDDSNLVPVDDQQFEENIESFGKDIMADVGDEYSRICYNCIAHDFKVNTELKSNIDNKPSIMKQSIEGHMEDITTDDIHTNISNLINESQPSITVDVKHQPISETLLSFNECIQESMEKESEKRRFEIEVDIVPNPPPCNKEDDHLQKSIMTRGKRKRLSSDHTPLIHLKKKPKVVNSKIYRNNVNSNDCVSKEGLEPLENDHSLTDTTDVNSKIETEELNDTIVCGVCQLKLRKDTWIAHISKEHSYLAWKESDTPLDFSNEDVVYDHLSEILNQIGHLVCGRCGIQRENTKKYLRHVNKCNVVPGVYFTNVPNGAHAIKCGVCHKEVADWISHIAKEHNYLAWREEELPIDFEDENNVRQYLHSIAKQIGGLTCAKCGCCRKYVKAYLDHINTCDVEETNEKPSEVIKCGVCQEEVSDWYTHIGEKHNYIAWADGEPEITIDDEKSVQQHLHFIVKQIGELVCSKCGYHLKNVSSYLNHIKACEGLMNTTLNSTLDSTLNSTRNTVKCGVCGKEVREKKWINHIQKEHNYIAWVQGDQPLDENDREAVYDYLYNISKEHNGLVCSKCGIRRKYVKLYLSHIKTCSGSSDNINNSEADISNLDSTVPEDTTESGPIVKCGVCQKEVSNGSWLRHIEKKHDYIAWKENETPLNTNNKNDVQEHLYNLSKQNNGLVCSQCGCRRKYVKAYLDHIKACKSGDHESSNNPLLNSNNEDGNSSNSFTHNKNEPAVVINIKCGVCREEIEDNVWLNHIEEKHNYIAWKENEKPLNVSDKDEVYEHLYNISKQNNGLLCLKCGCRRKYVKSYLSHIKSCNGNPDCTNESIADTSNLDQSLTDANDKTPVKCGVCQKEMESRNWVLHIKEEHDYIAWKENETPLDANDDDALYQHFYNIVQTHGQLTCSKCGCQRKYAKSYLSHIQSCTGDYMDPTFVQVQRESQDHKIVKCGVCQLEMENKRWTTHIQRFHKYVAWKEGETPLDTDDENQVHEHLYNLSRKYDGLTCAKCNVTKKYVKSFLSHIESCDTDVDVNTLPDYETNTDIYECALCHETGPISKWKIHAMNKHYNVAWMVGDIPIDLKNLHCVEKFLKEYKKYHKTLQCLECGMVRISITGFYAHVMFCGKSEEEKDMYKSYCEICNNKYIGVYKAQHMKAHREQEYAQLNKQMKEARQEAILNQKPEDQETPGKRRAAEKAKDVIKNFTTKTDDQDNSDNDTEDDNYDETRDSSSSESDDSVAIEPTSEEESIDTEIDSGVSDDDKIEVKRKKKYGESSFATINNKRIPFTVAQPSTYINDSAKEFCKTHFTSSTLFPQWLSCEYEAVADDQLSEYMPPLAKSCNVMYSTDGWTTYDRFEARKGKGLSLFVGASINSIRWVPPRRNGDSTPYLSVNCFNGPDAPRLDVTQTVEHPAMIQIWDFNDMTELPSFIFGLAHDFGTVWSMDWCPSGTWEINNKETKTFTRLGLLAVACSNGSAYIFSVPHPSSIVDGDKLVYKLKPVVELRMCRDKNPKFQSTAISWSNNKGHACIIVGYSNGATANFDLNTDSPLLTCVEDGVTVFYPFHDEKPHTACVTDVVALCGGGGGGGGGGGGGGACSASPTGAAAALGAAAAPAATAHVQLTAARLAREPLWPAALLAGNSDIVSQAINELDWWGAGRRFGPMSAVCGCLHCARVACFIPPLLKTMFIHPVFNDKRELQLRIKIDMVPLKENKESKKKSEQPLKLESYVYDEVIKYYGIEYKYASDLDKSDIQQHLNKPRKKCPDQFPLAEVTSMEFCPLPIYHKKLAISTHSGMLFVINT; via the exons atgagtTCAAGtaaaacaagaaaaagaaaagcGTTTGTGAAAGGTCCTGTGGTTGAATCTGACAATGAAACAACAGAAGTATTAGTATTACCTCCAAAGTTATTAGAGAAATTGGGTATTTCTATAGGAAATATTGATGTAAATCTCAATGAACAAAAagatcatataaataacagtG gTTCAGATTTAATCCTAGATAATGAACTTGACAACTTAGCTTTGTTTCAAATGTCTTCAccgaaaacaaataatattgatcCAGACACATCTATAATGGAAACTGCAAACTTAATGAAAGAGTCAGTATTTCTTAGTCCCACCTTTTCTTCTTCATCAGTTAGCAATCCTTCTTACATTGGTGATGATGTGGTTTCCAGTACAAATTCATTGGAGGAAAATGGAAAAGAcaggaaaataaatgttgaatttgaaaatattgaagcAAATTATAGAAATCATACAGTTGTATCATCAGCTAAAACTAGtgaatatacacaaaatacaaatgacTTTATCAATGAACATAATAGCAGTCAAATAGCTGCTAAGTCGCATGTTAATTCGCAAGGATCTAAAGAAAGAAGTATGgaaaaagaaattgtaaatCAAAATTGCATTATTAATAGCATAGagagtaaaataaaaccaaagaACAAAATTTGTGTTATATCTGAAGAGGTGATTACTCCTTGTAACATAAAGGAATTAAAGACATTTCATAAACCAAGTAATTCTACTCTGATTCCAATACCAATAAACTCAATAATAACaacagaaaaattaaaagaaaagccGAAAActactaaaaacaaatatagcaTTGACTGCAATTCAAAACAATGTGActcaattcaaatttatgaTAACATAGAGAATATGAGCAATACATCAAAAGCTAACTTCAGTGACACACTATCAAAGCTAACATCagatagttttattaatactgcattgaaggaaaataattatgaaagctCCAATACTGTAATGCTTAATGGTGAGGTAACCAATAAAGATGCACCAGATACTgatcacattaaaattaataatgatgatCATCCTAATGAGGTTGATTCTAATTTGCAAATTGACTTGATttctgataattttatatcatgtgCAGAGGAAGATATGAAAATGGAACAAAGTGTTGAGGAAAATAGAATTACTACAAAAAAAGATCatagtatagaaataaatggaaatgaaataatattacacacaGAGAATAAGAAAAGTTACATAGAAGATAATGTTCAATGTAGTGATGACTTAAgtcttaattcaaaatatattttagatcaCTCAcataataaagcaaataatagCAAAGATATTTCATaccacaataattataataattctttttacaTTAAAGAATGCcctttaaataagaataaatgtgGTATAGTATCGAAATTGCACATTCAGGGGGTTGAAAAGCCAGGTGGTCAAGACTTGGTGAATAGAAACACCATagctgtaataaaaaacaatacagaCAGTCTTCGGACATATACTAgaaaaccattaaaaattcatttacctTTGAAAGAAACTTATGATGAACCCCTTACTCCAAACTTAAACAACgatgttaaagaaataaatgaaacactTAGGGAGGAAgcattttgtgtttgttatgatTTTGGTCACTATAGTTATTATGATCTTAAAGACACATATGAGCATTTACATTTCTTAAATCATAATACTGACCAATGTTCTTCTGGTACTATATTTAGCATTTATAGTGATGACTCTAATTTAGTTCCTGTTGATGACCAACAATTTGAGGAGAATATAGAAAGTTTTGGAAAAGATATTATGGCTGATGTTGGAGATGAATATAGTAGAATctgttataattgtattgcACATGATTTTAAAGTGAATAcagaattaaaatcaaatatagataataaaccAAGTATAATGAAACAAAGCATAGAAGGACATATGGAAGATATTACAACAGATGATATCCACACAAACATTTCAAACTTAATTAat GAATCACAACCCAGCATCACCGTAGATGTAAAGCACCAACCAATATCAGAAACCTTACTATCATTTAATGAGTGCATTCAAGAATCAATG GAAAAAGAAAGTGAAAAAAGAAGATTTGAAATAGAAGTTGACATTGTTCCAAATCCACCTCCATGTAATAAAGAAGATGATCATTTACAAAAATCCATCATGACAAGAGGT aAAAGAAAGCGGCTTTCATCAGATCACACACCCTTGATTCATCTGAAGAAAAAACCAAAAGTTGTGAATagcaaaatatatagaaacaaTGTCAATTCCAATGATTGTGTTTCAAAGGAAGGTCTTGAGCCTCTAGAAAATGATCATTCTCTTACT GACACAACAGATGTTAATTCTAAAATTGAGACGGAAGAACTGAATGATACAATAGTATGTGGAGTTTGCCAATTGAAATTAAGAAAAGACACATGGATAGCACATATTTCTAAAGAACACAGTTACTTGGCTTGGAAAGAAAGTGACACCCCTTTG GATTTTTCGAATGAGGATGTTGTCTATGACCATCTAAGTGAAATCTTAAATCAAATTGGGCATTTGGTTTGTGGTCGATGTGGAATTCAACGTGAAAATACGAAGAAATATTTACGACATGTAAACAAGTGCAACGTTGTTCCT ggagtttattttacaaatgtgCCGAATGGTGCTCATGCCATAAAATGTGGAGTTTGTCACAAGGAAGTCGCCGATTGGATCAGTCATATTGCCAAAGAGCACAATTATCTTGCATGGAGAGAGGAGGAGCTTCCTATT GATTTCGAGGATGAGAATAACGTTCGACAGTATTTACATTCTATAGCGAAGCAAATTGGAGGGTTGACTTGCGCAAAATGTGGTTGTTGCCGAAAATATGTTAAGGCATATCTAGATCATATAAATACCTGTGATGTCGAGgag accAATGAGAAACCAAGTGAAGTTATAAAATGTGGAGTTTGCCAAGAAGAAGTCAGTGACTGGTACACACATATTGgtgaaaaacataattatattgcttGGGCTGATGGTGAACCCGAGAta ACTATCGATGATGAAAAATCCGTCCAACAGcacttacattttattgttaaacaaataGGTGAACTGGTTTGTTCAAAATGCGGGTATCATCTAAAAAATGTGAGCTCGTATCTAAATCACATTAAAGCTTGCGAAGGTTTAAtg aatACTACATTGAATAGCACTTTAGACAGTACCCTTAATAGTACCAGAAACACAGTTAAATGTGGAGTATGTGGCAAAGAAGTACGCGAAAAAAAGTGGATTAATCATATTCAGAAggaacataattatattgcgTGGGTGCAGGGTGATCAACCTTTG GATGAAAATGATAGGGAGGCTGTCTATgactatttatacaatatctcTAAAGAGCATAACGGGCTTGTTTGTTCTAAATGTGGAATACGTCGCAAATACGTTAAGCTATATCTAAGTCATATTAAAACATGCAGTGGAAGTAgt GATAATATCAACAACTCTGAAGCCGATATCAGTAATTTGGACAGCACAGTTCCAGAAGATACGACAGAAAGTGGGCCGATAGTGAAGTGTGGGGTGTGTCAAAAAGAAGTTTCAAATGGTAGTTGGCTCCgtcatatagaaaaaaaacacgattaCATAGCATGGAAAGAAAACGAAACACCTTTA aatacaaacaacaaaaatgaTGTTCAGGAGCATTTATATAATCtttctaaacaaaataatggaTTGGTCTGCTCTCAATGCGGCTGTCGGCGGAAATACGTTAAAGCATATTTGGATCACATAAAAGCGTGCAAGAGTGGGGATCAT GAATCTTCAAATAATCCTTTACTTAATAGCAATAATGAGGATGGAAATTCGTCAAATAGTTTTACTCATAATAAGAATGAACCCGCTGTtgtcattaatattaagtgtGGTGTATGTCGAGAAGAGATTGAAGATAACGTTTGGTTAAATCATATAGaggaaaaacataattacatagCTTGGAAAGAAAACGAAAAGCCCTTA AACGTAAGCGATAAAGACGAAGTTTACGaacatttgtataatatttctaaacaaaataatggtCTACTTTGCCTCAAATGTGGATGTCGTCGTAAATATGTTAAGTCCTATTTGAGCCATATAAAAAGCTGCAATGGGAATCCt gaTTGTACTAATGAATCAATAGCAGACACAAGTAATTTGGATCAATCCCTAACTGATGCAAATGATAAGACACCAGTGAAGTGTGGTGTGTGTCAGAAAGAGATGGAGAGCCGGAACTGGGTGTTACATATTAAAGAGGAACATGATTATATTGCTTGGAAAGAAAATGAAACACCTCTT GATGCGAATGACGATGACGCATTgtatcaacatttttataatatcgttCAGACACACGGCCAACTTACCTGCAGCAAGTGTGGGTGTCAACGCAAATACGCAAAATCATATCTGAGCCACATACAGTCTTGTACTGGTGATTATATG gaCCCTACGTTTGTCCAAGTGCAAAGAGAAAGCCAAGACCACAAAATAGTGAAGTGCGGTGTGTGTCAATTGGAAATGGAAAACAAGCGATGGACTACACACATACAGAGGTTTCATAAATACGTAGCGTGGAAAGAAGGTGAAACGCCGTTA GACACAGATGATGAGAATCAAGTTCACGAACACCTTTATAATTTGTCGAGGAAATACGACGGGCTGACTTGTGCGAAGTGTAATGTTACTAAGAAGTATGTCAAGTCGTTCCTATCTCACATCGAGAGTTGTGACACTGATGTGGATGTTAATACTCTTCCAGATTATGAAACGAATActg ACATCTACGAATGCGCTCTTTGTCATGAAACTGGGCCAATAAGTAAATGGAAAATCCATGCTATGAACAAGCATTACAATGTAGCCTGGATGGTCGGAGATATACCCATT GACTTGAAAAACTTGCATTGTGTGGAAAAATTTCTTAAAGAGTACAAAAAGTATCACAAGACATTGCAGTGTTTGGAATGCGGTATGGTTAGAATTTCGATTACGGGGTTTTATGCTCACGTCATGTTCTGTGGAAAGAGTGAAGag GAAAAAGATATGTACAAGAGTTATTGCgaaatatgtaacaataaatatataggcGTGTACAAAGCTCAGCATATGAAAGCCCACCGCGAGCAAGAGTATGCACAGcttaacaaacaaatgaaagAGGCTAGGCAAGAGGCGATATTAAACCAGAAACCAGAGGATCAAGAAACTCCTGGGAAAAGGCGAGCCGCTGAAAA ggcTAAAGATGTCATCAAGAACTTTACAACGaag ACTGATGATCAAGATAATAGTGATAATGATACAGAGGATGATAACTATGATGAGACTCGAGACAGCAGCAGCAGTGAATCAGATGATTCGGTGGCAATCGAGCCGACTTCTGAAGAAGAGTCCATCGACACGGAAATCGATTCAGGCGTTTCTGACGACGATAAAATTGAAGTGAAGAGAAAGAAAAAGTATGGAGAATCGT CGTTTGCAACGATTAATAACAAACGAATACCCTTTACGGTCGCACAACCTTCTACGTATATTAATGATAGTGCAAAAGAATT TTGCAAGACACATTTCACATCGAGTACTCTATTTCCTCAATGGTTGAGCTGCGAATATGAAGCAGTTGCTGACGATCAGCTATCCGAATATATGCCTCCTTTGGCGAAGTCCTGTAACGTTATGTACTCGACGGACGGATGGACGACATACGATCGATTTGAAGCGAGGAAAGGAAAAG GTCTCAGTCTGTTCGTGGGTGCTAGTATAAACAGTATACGCTGGGTGCCGCCCCGAAGGAACGGCGATAGTACTCCATATCTGAGCGTCAATTGCTTCAACGGACCGGATGCGCCGCGCCTTGACGTGACACAGACTGTCGAACATCCTGCCATGATACAGATATGGGATTTCAATGATATGACGGA GCTACCGTCATTCATTTTTGGGCTAGCACACGATTTTGGCACAGTGTGGAGTATGGACTGGTGCCCGTCTGGGACttgggaaataaataataaggaaaCAAAAACTTTCACGAGGCTCGGTCTGTTAGCCGTGGCTTGCTCTAATGGTTCTGCTTATATATTCTCAGTTCCTCATCCGTCTTCGATTGTAGATGG TGATAAATTGGTGTATAAGCTGAAACCTGTAGTGGAGTTACGCATGTGCCGCGATAAAAATCCAAAATTTCAGAGCACTGCCATTAGCTGGTcaaat AACAAAGGTCATGCCTGTATTATAGTCGGATATTCTAATGGAGCTACAGCCAACTTTGATCTGAACACCGACTCACCATTGCTAACGTGTGTTGAAGATGGCGTTACAGTGTTCTATCCATTCCATGATGAGAAACCACATACGGCTTGCGTGACcg ACGTGGTGGCGCTGTGCgggggcggcgggggcggcgggggcggcgggggcggcgggggCGCGTGCAGCGCGTCGCCGacgggcgcggcggcggcgctggGCGCGGCCGCGGCGCCCGCCGCCACCGCGCACGTGCAGCTGACGGCCGCGCGCCTCGCCCGCGAGCCGCTCTGGCCGGCCGCGCTGCTCGCGGGCAACAGCGACATTG TATCTCAAGCCATAAACGAATTGGACTGGTGGGGCGCGGGCCGACGGTTCGGGCCCATGAGCGCGGTGTGTGGGTGCCTGCACTGCGCTAGAGTCGCGTGTTTCATACCACCTCTGCTCAAAACTATGTTTATTCACCCGGTGTTCAACGATAAACGGGAA tTGCAATtacgaataaaaattgatatggTGCCATTGAAAGAGAATAAAGAGTCGAAAAAGAAATCTGAGCAACCTCTTAAATTGGAATCTTACGTATACGATgaggttattaaatattatgggatagaatataaatatgccTCGGATTTGGATaag tcGGATATCCAACAACATTTAAACAAGCCTCGTAAGAAGTGTCCAGATCAGTTCCCCTTAGCCGAAGTGACTTCAATGGAATTCTGTCCACTGCCCATATATCACAAAAAATTAGCTATATCTACGCATTCTGGTATGCTTTTCGTTATAAACACGtga